A portion of the Cryptomeria japonica chromosome 5, Sugi_1.0, whole genome shotgun sequence genome contains these proteins:
- the LOC131067938 gene encoding wall-associated receptor kinase-like 22 — MVFTSADCNPDSRGFGISTFWSISTIFHRDVKSSNILLNERLSPKLADFGISRLISASNKTHLTTNIMGTRGYLDPEYFQTYQLTDKSDVYSFGVVLVELLTSLEPISIERVSDEWNLSNLFLSRFNDNRLTEILDSKVLEEKNLQQMKDMGRLARECLHLERRKRPLMKEVVEELFWIRGGTRKTKFHDS, encoded by the coding sequence ATGGTCTTCACGTCTGCAGATTGCAATCCAGACAGCAGAGGCTTTGGCATATCTACATTCTGGAGCATCTCAACCATTTTCCACCGGGATGTAAAATCATCTAACATTCTTCTGAATGAGAGGCTCTCTCCCAAACTTGCAGACTTCGGGATTTCTCGTCTCATCTCTGCTTCCAATAAGACACATCTCACCACTAATATAATGGGCACGAGAGGTTACTTAGATCCTGAGTACTTTCAAACATATCAACTCACTGACAAAAGCGATGTATACAGTTTTGGTGTAGTTCTGGTTGAGCTTTTAACATCTCTGGAACCCATCTCCATAGAAAGAGTCAGTGACGAGTGGAATTTATCTAATCTTTTCCTATCCAGATTTAATGACAACCGCCTCACAGAAATCTTGGACAGCAAAGTATTGGAGGAGAAAAACCTCCAGCAGATGAAAGATATGGGAAGGTTAGCGAGAGAATGCCTTCATTTGGAAAGGAGGAAAAGGCCATTGATGAAAGAGGTTGTCGAGGAACTTTTCTGGATAAGAGGTGGGACAAGAAAAACAAAATTCCATGACAGTTGA